One window of the Fusobacterium animalis 7_1 genome contains the following:
- a CDS encoding YadA-like family protein yields the protein MKKSVSLKLIVFSFLLVVNGIAFSDPEIKSGSGSNSTEAGVGNEARGDNSSAFGFGNKASGENSSAFGFGNKASGENSSAFGFGNKASEEGSSAFGYRNEASEISSSAFGFQNKASGYVSSAFGSQNNASGSSSSAFGSQNNASGSSSSAVGSQNNASGSGSSAFGFQNNASGENSSAFGTQYKVTGNASGAFGVGNATWNRTTQKYDYDYINEGKNSYMFGNYNKIAAGTQNNFILGNNVSIGNGINNSVALGNNSTVSSSNEVSVGSATLKRKITNVADGDVSATSTDVVTGKQLYNGDGINTAAWKAKLGVGDLITSYTKKDGSNLTASDISTWKTKLGVGAGGSGMANSATGTGSTGLGTDNTVTGDYSTAVGYKNKVTGNHSGAFGDPNVVTGNGSYAFGNDNNIAGDNNFVLGNNVNIGSGIQNSVALGNNSTVSSSNEVSVGSATQQRKITNVADGEVSATSTDAVTGKQLYKVMQNSGTTGIENLRNEVNEKIDDVKNEVNHVGSLSAALAGLHPMQYDPKAPAQVMAALGHYRNKQSVAVGLSYYFNDRFMMSAGVAIGSEKRVKSMANVGFTVKLGKGSGVTYNEAPQYAIQDEVKRLTVENNKQAKENQELKERVKKLEEKLEVLLKNK from the coding sequence ATGAAAAAATCTGTGAGTTTAAAATTGATTGTTTTTAGTTTTCTTTTAGTTGTCAATGGTATTGCTTTTTCTGACCCAGAAATTAAATCAGGAAGTGGTTCCAATAGTACAGAGGCAGGAGTTGGTAATGAAGCTAGGGGAGATAATAGTTCTGCTTTTGGATTTGGCAATAAAGCAAGTGGAGAAAATAGTTCTGCTTTTGGATTTGGCAATAAAGCAAGTGGAGAAAATAGTTCTGCTTTTGGATTTGGCAATAAAGCAAGTGAAGAAGGTAGTTCTGCTTTTGGATATAGGAATGAAGCAAGTGAAATTAGTAGTTCTGCTTTTGGATTTCAGAATAAAGCAAGTGGATATGTTAGTTCTGCTTTTGGATCTCAGAATAATGCAAGTGGATCTAGTAGTTCTGCTTTTGGATCTCAGAATAATGCAAGTGGATCTAGTAGTTCTGCTGTTGGATCTCAGAATAATGCAAGTGGATCTGGTAGTTCTGCTTTTGGATTTCAGAATAATGCAAGTGGAGAAAATAGTTCAGCATTTGGAACTCAATATAAAGTTACTGGCAACGCTTCTGGTGCTTTTGGTGTTGGAAATGCTACTTGGAATAGGACAACACAAAAATATGATTATGACTATATAAATGAAGGTAAAAATTCATATATGTTTGGTAATTATAATAAAATAGCTGCTGGTACTCAAAATAACTTTATCTTAGGTAATAATGTTTCTATTGGTAACGGTATTAATAATTCAGTAGCTCTTGGTAATAACTCAACTGTTTCTTCTTCTAATGAAGTTTCTGTTGGGTCTGCCACACTAAAAAGAAAAATTACTAATGTTGCTGACGGAGATGTTTCTGCTACTTCTACTGATGTTGTTACAGGTAAGCAATTATACAATGGAGATGGAATTAATACTGCTGCTTGGAAAGCTAAATTGGGTGTTGGTGATTTAATAACTTCTTATACTAAAAAAGATGGAAGTAATTTAACTGCAAGTGATATTTCTACTTGGAAAACTAAGCTAGGTGTTGGTGCTGGTGGTAGTGGAATGGCTAACTCTGCTACTGGTACTGGAAGTACAGGACTTGGTACTGATAACACTGTTACTGGCGATTATTCTACTGCTGTTGGTTATAAAAATAAAGTTACTGGTAATCATTCAGGAGCTTTTGGTGATCCTAATGTTGTTACTGGTAACGGTTCTTACGCCTTTGGTAATGATAACAATATAGCTGGTGATAATAACTTTGTTTTAGGTAATAATGTTAATATTGGAAGTGGTATTCAAAATTCAGTAGCATTAGGAAATAACTCAACTGTTTCATCTTCTAATGAAGTTTCAGTTGGAAGTGCAACTCAACAAAGAAAAATAACTAATGTAGCTGATGGTGAAGTTTCTGCTACATCTACTGATGCTGTTACTGGTAAACAATTATATAAAGTTATGCAAAATTCAGGTACAACAGGTATAGAAAATTTAAGAAATGAAGTTAATGAAAAGATTGATGATGTTAAAAACGAAGTTAATCACGTTGGTTCATTAAGTGCTGCTCTTGCTGGATTACACCCTATGCAATATGATCCTAAAGCTCCTGCACAAGTTATGGCTGCATTAGGACATTACAGAAATAAACAATCAGTAGCTGTTGGATTAAGTTATTATTTCAATGATAGATTTATGATGAGTGCTGGTGTTGCTATTGGTAGTGAAAAAAGAGTAAAGAGTATGGCTAATGTTGGGTTCACTGTAAAACTTGGTAAAGGTAGTGGAGTTACTTATAATGAAGCACCTCAATACGCTATTCAAGATGAAGTTAAAAGATTGACTGTTGAAAATAATAAACAAGCTAAAGAAAATCAAGAATTAAAAGAAAGGGTTAAAAAACTTGAGGAAAAATTAGAAGTGTTATTAAAAAATAAATAG
- a CDS encoding Na+/H+ antiporter NhaC family protein: MGSIIAILLFSLSLITCLLLKFSVVYALVIGYIIFIIYGLIKRHNLIILIKKSFEGVLTVKNILLVFILIGMITALWRASGTIAFIVYMGSKLISPSILILLTFLLCSILSVLIGTSLGTAATMGVICASIGKTMGVNPYYVGGAVLSGIYFGDRCSPMSTSALLIAELTKTNLYTNIKLMVKTSVVPFVVTCLFYLFLGFKSTVSNISVNVTEIFKQNYNLNIIVIIPAILIVILSILKINVKKTMLVSIVISFIIAIFIQRDSIVALINYCIFGYHHPNERLNLMMKGGGILSMVNVSLIVGISSSYSGIFKETKMLVSLKKHLKDFSKKTSSYFVIFLSSIISGAIACNQSLGTILTNELCGELVEKQKMAIILENTIVLLAGLIPWNIAMEVPLKAIDVGIMAGVYAFYLYFLPLWNLILGVIEERNKKSYKL; the protein is encoded by the coding sequence ATGGGAAGTATAATTGCAATTTTATTATTTTCATTATCACTTATTACTTGTCTTTTATTAAAGTTTTCAGTTGTATATGCACTTGTAATTGGTTATATAATTTTTATAATTTATGGACTTATAAAAAGACATAATTTAATAATTCTAATTAAAAAATCCTTTGAAGGAGTTTTAACTGTAAAAAATATATTGTTAGTTTTTATTCTTATAGGAATGATTACTGCACTATGGAGAGCCTCTGGAACAATAGCTTTTATTGTTTATATGGGTTCAAAATTAATTTCTCCCTCAATTTTAATACTTCTTACTTTTTTACTTTGTTCTATACTTTCAGTTTTAATAGGAACTTCCCTAGGAACAGCTGCCACTATGGGTGTTATCTGTGCTTCTATTGGAAAAACTATGGGAGTTAATCCTTACTATGTTGGAGGAGCAGTTTTAAGTGGAATATATTTTGGTGATAGATGTTCTCCTATGTCAACTTCTGCCTTGCTCATTGCTGAACTTACAAAAACTAATTTATATACAAATATTAAATTAATGGTAAAAACTTCTGTTGTACCTTTTGTTGTAACTTGTTTATTTTATTTGTTTTTAGGTTTTAAATCAACAGTTTCAAATATAAGTGTAAATGTTACAGAAATTTTTAAGCAAAATTATAATCTTAATATAATAGTTATAATTCCTGCTATTTTAATAGTTATTCTTTCAATATTAAAAATAAATGTTAAGAAAACAATGTTGGTGAGCATAGTTATAAGTTTTATTATAGCAATATTTATTCAAAGAGATAGTATAGTTGCACTTATCAATTATTGTATTTTTGGTTATCATCATCCAAATGAAAGATTAAATTTAATGATGAAAGGTGGAGGAATATTGTCAATGGTCAATGTAAGTTTGATAGTTGGGATTTCTTCATCATATTCAGGAATTTTCAAAGAAACAAAAATGCTAGTTTCTTTAAAAAAACATTTAAAAGACTTTTCTAAAAAAACTTCAAGTTATTTTGTTATATTTTTAAGTTCTATTATTTCAGGAGCTATTGCTTGTAACCAGAGTTTAGGAACAATTTTAACTAATGAATTATGTGGAGAGCTTGTAGAAAAACAAAAGATGGCTATAATTTTGGAAAATACTATTGTATTGTTAGCAGGGCTTATCCCTTGGAATATTGCAATGGAAGTACCTTTAAAAGCAATAGATGTTGGGATTATGGCAGGAGTTTATGCTTTTTATTTGTATTTTTTGCCACTTTGGAACTTGATTTTAGGAGTTATAGAAGAAAGAAATAAAAAGAGTTATAAGTTGTAA
- the purD gene encoding phosphoribosylamine--glycine ligase has product MKVLIVGSGGREHAIAWKISQNSKVEKIYAAPGNAYNKVIKNCENINLKTSDDILNFALKEKVDLTIVGSEELLVDGIVDKFQKNNLTIFGPNKEAAMLEGSKAFAKEFMKKYGVKTAKYQSFTDKEKAIKYLDEMSYPVVIKASGLAAGKGVIIAQNRKEAENALNDMMTNKVFAAAGETVVIEEFLDGVEISVLSITDSEVIIPFISAKDHKKISEKETGLNTGGMGVIAPNPYYTKTIEKKFIQNILNPTLKGIKAEKMNFAGIIFFGLMVANGEVYLLEYNMRMGDPETQAILPLMKSDFLDVINSALNKDLKNIKIDWEDKSACCVVMAAGGYPVKYEKGNLINGLEKFDSNKSDTKIFFAGVKEENDKFYTNGGRVLNVVSIQDNLEKAIESAYKNVKEISFKDNYYRKDIGTLYVPVKY; this is encoded by the coding sequence ATGAAAGTTTTAATAGTTGGTTCTGGAGGAAGAGAGCATGCAATAGCATGGAAAATTTCTCAAAATTCAAAAGTAGAAAAAATATATGCTGCACCAGGTAATGCTTATAATAAAGTTATAAAAAATTGTGAAAATATAAATTTAAAAACTTCTGATGATATTTTAAATTTTGCATTAAAAGAAAAAGTTGATTTAACAATAGTTGGAAGTGAAGAACTTTTAGTTGATGGTATAGTTGATAAATTTCAAAAAAATAATTTAACTATATTTGGACCAAATAAAGAAGCTGCAATGCTTGAGGGTTCAAAGGCTTTTGCTAAGGAATTTATGAAAAAATATGGGGTTAAGACTGCTAAATATCAATCTTTTACTGATAAAGAAAAAGCTATAAAATATTTAGATGAAATGTCTTATCCTGTTGTAATAAAAGCAAGTGGACTTGCAGCTGGTAAAGGGGTTATAATTGCACAAAATAGAAAAGAAGCAGAAAATGCTTTGAATGATATGATGACTAACAAAGTGTTTGCAGCAGCAGGAGAGACTGTTGTAATAGAAGAATTTTTAGATGGAGTTGAAATTTCTGTCCTATCAATTACAGATTCAGAAGTGATAATACCTTTTATATCTGCCAAGGATCATAAAAAAATATCTGAAAAAGAAACAGGTTTAAATACAGGTGGTATGGGAGTAATAGCACCTAATCCATATTATACAAAAACTATTGAAAAAAAATTTATACAGAATATATTAAATCCAACTTTAAAAGGTATTAAAGCAGAAAAAATGAATTTTGCTGGAATAATATTTTTTGGTTTGATGGTTGCAAATGGAGAAGTCTATCTACTTGAATACAATATGAGGATGGGAGACCCTGAAACACAAGCAATTTTACCTCTAATGAAATCTGATTTTTTAGATGTAATTAATTCAGCTTTAAATAAAGATTTAAAAAATATAAAAATTGATTGGGAAGATAAATCAGCTTGTTGTGTGGTTATGGCAGCAGGAGGATATCCAGTTAAATATGAAAAAGGAAATCTTATAAATGGTTTAGAGAAATTTGATTCAAATAAGTCTGATACTAAAATTTTCTTTGCAGGTGTAAAAGAAGAAAATGATAAATTCTATACTAATGGAGGTAGAGTTTTAAATGTTGTTTCTATTCAAGATAATTTAGAAAAAGCTATTGAAAGTGCTTATAAAAATGTAAAGGAAATTTCATTTAAAGATAATTATTATCGTAAAGATATAGGAACTTTATATGTACCAGTTAAATATTAA
- a CDS encoding ankyrin repeat domain-containing protein encodes MIKLKNIGDFKAIPEILNDIINENIPMLDEHLLKGWDIEKNIIIDEYTDLSPLDCALIEGCFKSIKWLVEHGVNLNTKDNPSFLTAVRYCDETIIQYIVSHGAKVNVTNNVKSEAFMEAIYGEHYENLPLIHALGHTVEKYGGEAFRNSVSDRNYNVLEFFINNGVDINYNKPDMIYPFKPTPLCVAARYVDIEGDL; translated from the coding sequence ATGATAAAACTAAAAAATATTGGAGATTTTAAAGCTATTCCAGAAATTTTAAATGATATTATAAATGAAAATATCCCTATGTTAGATGAACATTTATTAAAAGGTTGGGATATAGAAAAAAACATAATAATTGACGAATACACTGATTTATCTCCTTTGGATTGTGCATTGATAGAAGGTTGTTTTAAGTCAATAAAATGGCTTGTGGAGCATGGAGTTAATCTTAATACAAAAGATAATCCTAGCTTTTTAACTGCTGTTAGGTATTGTGATGAAACTATTATTCAATATATTGTTTCTCATGGTGCAAAAGTAAATGTAACTAACAATGTAAAATCAGAAGCATTTATGGAAGCAATATATGGAGAACATTATGAAAATTTACCTCTCATTCATGCTTTGGGGCATACAGTAGAAAAATATGGAGGAGAAGCATTTCGTAATTCTGTTTCTGACAGAAATTATAATGTTTTAGAATTTTTTATCAATAATGGGGTTGATATTAATTATAATAAACCAGATATGATATATCCTTTTAAGCCTACTCCATTATGTGTAGCAGCAAGATATGTAGATATTGAAGGTGATTTATAA
- the purH gene encoding bifunctional phosphoribosylaminoimidazolecarboxamide formyltransferase/IMP cyclohydrolase yields MKKRALISVYDKIGILDFAKFLVNKGIEIISTGGTYKYLKENNIEVIEVSKITNFEEMLDGRVKTLHPNIHGGILALRDNKEHMRTLKERNIDTIDYVIVNLYPFFEKVKENLSFEEKIEFIDIGGPTMLRSAAKSFKDVVVISDIKDYELVKEEMNKSDDVSYETRKKLAGKVFNLTSAYDAAISQFLLDEDFPEYLNLSYKKSMEMRYGENSHQKAAYYIDNMSDGAMKDFKQLNGKELSYNNIRDMDLAWKVVSEFDEICCCAVKHSTPCGVALGNNVEEAYKKAYETDPVSIFGGIVAFNREVDEATAKLLNEIFLEIIIAPSFSKSALEILSKKKNIRLIECKNKPSDKKELIKVDGGILIQDADNKLYEDLEVVTKIKPTSQEEKDLIFALKVVKFVKSNAIVVAKNLQTLGIGGGEVSRIWAAEKALERAKERFKMTDVVLSSDAFFPFKDVVELAVKYGVKAIIQPGGSVKDKDSIDECDKNNISMIFSKLRHFKH; encoded by the coding sequence ATGAAAAAAAGAGCTTTAATTTCAGTATATGATAAGATAGGTATATTGGACTTTGCAAAGTTTCTAGTCAATAAGGGAATAGAAATTATTTCTACTGGTGGAACATATAAATATTTAAAGGAAAATAATATTGAAGTTATTGAAGTTAGTAAAATAACAAATTTTGAAGAAATGTTAGATGGTAGAGTTAAAACTTTACATCCAAATATACATGGTGGAATTTTAGCATTGAGAGATAATAAAGAACATATGAGGACTTTAAAAGAAAGAAACATAGATACTATTGATTATGTTATAGTAAATCTTTATCCTTTCTTTGAGAAAGTTAAAGAAAATTTATCATTTGAAGAAAAAATTGAATTTATTGATATAGGTGGACCTACAATGCTTAGATCTGCTGCTAAATCTTTTAAAGATGTGGTTGTTATTTCTGATATTAAAGATTATGAACTTGTAAAAGAAGAAATGAATAAGTCTGATGATGTTTCTTATGAAACTAGAAAAAAATTAGCAGGAAAAGTTTTTAATTTAACTTCTGCTTATGATGCAGCTATATCACAATTCTTATTGGATGAAGATTTTCCAGAATATCTAAATTTATCTTATAAAAAATCTATGGAAATGAGATATGGAGAAAATTCTCATCAAAAAGCTGCATACTACATTGACAATATGTCTGATGGAGCTATGAAAGATTTTAAACAACTTAATGGAAAAGAACTTTCATATAATAATATTAGGGATATGGATTTGGCTTGGAAAGTTGTTTCAGAGTTTGATGAAATTTGTTGCTGTGCAGTAAAACATTCAACACCTTGTGGAGTTGCATTAGGAAATAATGTAGAAGAAGCCTATAAAAAAGCCTATGAAACAGACCCAGTATCTATTTTTGGTGGAATAGTAGCATTTAATAGAGAAGTTGATGAAGCAACTGCAAAATTATTAAATGAAATATTTTTAGAAATTATAATAGCACCAAGTTTTTCAAAATCTGCCTTAGAAATTTTAAGTAAAAAGAAAAATATAAGACTTATTGAATGTAAAAATAAACCAAGTGATAAAAAAGAATTAATAAAAGTTGATGGTGGAATTTTGATTCAAGATGCAGATAATAAATTATATGAAGATTTAGAAGTTGTAACAAAAATTAAACCTACAAGTCAAGAAGAAAAAGATTTAATTTTTGCTTTAAAGGTTGTAAAATTTGTAAAATCAAATGCTATTGTTGTAGCAAAAAATTTACAAACATTAGGAATAGGTGGAGGAGAAGTCAGCAGAATTTGGGCTGCTGAAAAAGCATTGGAAAGAGCAAAAGAAAGATTTAAAATGACTGATGTTGTACTTTCTTCAGATGCTTTTTTCCCATTTAAAGATGTTGTTGAATTGGCTGTAAAGTATGGAGTTAAAGCTATAATTCAACCTGGAGGCTCTGTAAAAGATAAAGATTCTATTGACGAATGTGATAAAAATAATATTTCTATGATATTTTCAAAATTAAGACACTTTAAACATTAA
- a CDS encoding class I SAM-dependent methyltransferase — protein MEKLDGVANTLYVPLYARIYVSKKFPEYFYDEMALKIEEKFTSGISKGSFEYTNMASVARYYNMDKMIIKFIKEHKICNIVILGIGLETTYDRITQKCGLGEVNYYGIDLPEVIEIRKKYFTKRKQETLIAGDMFEMEWKEQIDTSIPTLLIVSGVFQYFFEDKIIKFIKNLKKEFPYGELIFDTTTKNGLKFTNWFIKKTGNPEALMHFYIEDSVNFSKKTDTILVEELIFFKDARELLRKKLSFITKLFMKIADSKRQALIIHLKW, from the coding sequence ATGGAAAAATTAGATGGAGTAGCTAATACATTATATGTTCCATTATATGCAAGAATTTATGTGTCAAAAAAATTTCCAGAATATTTTTATGATGAAATGGCATTAAAAATAGAAGAAAAATTTACATCTGGTATTTCCAAAGGTAGTTTTGAATATACAAATATGGCTTCTGTTGCTAGATATTATAATATGGATAAGATGATAATTAAATTTATCAAAGAACATAAAATATGTAATATTGTTATCCTAGGAATAGGTTTAGAAACAACTTATGATCGTATAACTCAAAAATGTGGGTTGGGAGAAGTAAATTATTATGGTATAGATCTTCCAGAGGTAATTGAAATTCGTAAAAAATATTTTACTAAAAGAAAACAAGAAACATTAATAGCTGGGGATATGTTTGAAATGGAATGGAAAGAGCAAATTGATACCTCTATACCGACACTTTTAATTGTTTCAGGAGTATTTCAATATTTTTTTGAAGATAAGATTATTAAATTTATTAAAAATTTAAAAAAAGAATTTCCTTATGGTGAGTTAATTTTTGATACTACAACAAAAAATGGTTTAAAATTCACTAATTGGTTTATTAAAAAAACTGGAAATCCAGAAGCCTTAATGCATTTCTATATTGAGGATAGTGTTAACTTCTCTAAAAAAACAGATACTATATTAGTAGAAGAGCTTATCTTTTTTAAAGATGCCAGAGAACTTCTTAGAAAAAAACTTAGTTTTATAACTAAATTATTTATGAAAATTGCTGATAGTAAAAGACAAGCGTTAATTATACATCTAAAATGGTAA
- a CDS encoding phosphoribosylglycinamide formyltransferase, with the protein MFKIIVLVSGSGTNMLQLIKNDIKIDCIIADRECKAKNIADEYKIDFVLLNRDKEISKNLLKIFEKRKPDLIVLAGFLSILDGEILEKYKNKIINIHPSLLPKYGGKGMYGLKVHQAVFENGDKESGCTVHYVTSNVDAGEIIAQDKVDISMAKSPKEIQKIVLEREWKLLPRVVKNLIK; encoded by the coding sequence ATGTTTAAAATAATAGTGTTAGTATCTGGTAGTGGAACTAATATGTTGCAACTGATTAAAAATGATATAAAAATAGATTGTATAATTGCTGATAGAGAATGTAAGGCAAAAAATATTGCAGATGAATATAAGATTGATTTTGTTCTTTTAAATAGAGATAAGGAAATTTCTAAAAATTTATTAAAAATATTTGAAAAAAGAAAACCTGATTTAATAGTATTGGCAGGATTTTTATCTATATTAGATGGAGAAATATTGGAAAAATATAAGAATAAGATTATAAACATTCATCCCTCATTACTTCCAAAATATGGAGGTAAAGGAATGTATGGATTAAAAGTTCATCAAGCAGTTTTTGAAAATGGAGATAAAGAAAGTGGTTGTACAGTACATTATGTAACTTCAAATGTAGATGCAGGTGAAATCATTGCACAAGATAAAGTTGATATCAGTATGGCAAAATCTCCAAAAGAAATACAAAAAATAGTCTTAGAAAGAGAATGGAAATTATTACCAAGAGTTGTAAAGAATTTAATTAAATAA
- the purM gene encoding phosphoribosylformylglycinamidine cyclo-ligase: MIKSYKDSGVDKEEGYKAVELMKKNVLKTHNKSVLTNLGSFGAMYELGQYKNPVLISGTDGVGTKLEIAMKQKKYDTVGIDCVAMCVNDVLCHGAKPLFFLDYLACGKLDAEIAAQLVSGVTEGCLQSYAALVGGETAEMPGFYKDGDYDIAGFCVGIVEKENLIDGSKVKEGNKIIAVASSGFHSNGYSLVRKVFTDYNEKVSLKEYGENVTMGDVLLTPTKIYVKPILKVLEKFNVNGMAHITGGGLFENLPRCMGKELSPVVFKDKVRVLEIFKLIAERSKIKEEELFGTFNMGVGFTLVVEEKDVDPIIELLNSLGETAYEIGHIEKGDHSLCLK, translated from the coding sequence ATGATAAAATCTTATAAAGATTCAGGTGTTGATAAAGAAGAAGGATACAAAGCAGTTGAATTAATGAAGAAAAATGTTTTAAAAACTCATAATAAATCTGTTCTAACAAATTTAGGTAGTTTTGGAGCTATGTATGAACTAGGACAATATAAAAATCCTGTTTTAATTTCTGGTACTGATGGAGTTGGAACAAAATTAGAAATTGCAATGAAACAAAAAAAATATGATACAGTTGGTATAGATTGTGTTGCTATGTGTGTTAATGATGTACTATGTCATGGAGCAAAACCATTATTTTTCTTAGATTATTTAGCTTGTGGAAAACTTGATGCAGAAATTGCAGCACAATTAGTTTCAGGAGTTACAGAAGGTTGTTTACAATCTTATGCAGCCTTAGTTGGTGGAGAAACTGCTGAAATGCCAGGTTTCTATAAAGATGGAGATTATGATATAGCTGGTTTCTGTGTTGGAATAGTTGAAAAAGAAAATTTAATAGATGGTTCAAAAGTTAAAGAAGGAAATAAAATAATAGCAGTAGCTTCAAGTGGTTTTCATAGCAATGGATATTCATTAGTAAGAAAAGTATTTACTGATTATAATGAAAAAGTTTCTTTAAAAGAATATGGGGAAAATGTAACTATGGGAGATGTCTTATTAACTCCTACAAAAATTTATGTAAAACCTATATTAAAAGTTTTAGAAAAATTTAATGTGAATGGTATGGCACATATAACAGGTGGAGGTCTTTTTGAAAATTTACCTCGTTGTATGGGAAAAGAATTATCACCTGTTGTATTTAAAGATAAGGTAAGAGTGCTTGAAATTTTTAAATTGATTGCTGAAAGAAGCAAAATAAAAGAGGAGGAATTATTTGGAACTTTTAATATGGGAGTAGGTTTTACATTAGTAGTAGAAGAAAAAGATGTTGATCCTATCATTGAATTATTAAATTCATTAGGAGAAACAGCTTATGAAATAGGGCATATTGAAAAAGGAGACCATTCTTTATGTTTAAAATAA